The genomic DNA ATTTGTGGTGATTTATAAGGCAATACCTTCTGCTTGGggcaaacttattaaaaaaatcacatctaCAAGAgagttttaaattctaaataacattttttcaaagttgCAACATCCTGTTAAATCTAAATCGCAAGGCTTTTTTAATTCTCTTGATAAGTAATACACGAGTTTAAGAAAAGTAGGGCTTTCTTATTATCTGTAAAACTCAGGTGTACTGATGTAATTAAACCATTTATAGTGCCATgtcattaaatttgacaaaaaaatattttaagatttgatttttaaaaaataaatgtttactgtaacTTTGaaacacatttctttttttaaaaggttatcAAGGATTGTTGTGAAAGttcatgatattatttttttgtttcactaCAAAAAAggggtttattttgtttaagctgatttgaaaaagatatgaaatcttaaaaaaatacaccttttttctgtaaaaaacaaaagtttaatatttttatttaaagaaagatatatttctaatatcaaaGCTTTTTGAACTACATGTAgattaattaaattcttaaatttgacagaaatacaccaaactaaataacaacTTATGGTTTAGTAAGATATTTAGCAAGAATATTGCAAAGATAGTTAtagagtttgatgaaaatctaagttgatttcaaaaagttatgaaaaaattaaagtgtactatctctattttgtcaaaactgcaaatcctagcttttttaccTAGAATACgttgattcttaaattttaaagcAATACAACTAAAATCTAAATAACCTGGGATTCAAGAAGCTTGATAtgtatctaagatagctgcatagtttgatcaaaatccaagttgatttgaaaaagttatttaaaaaattaaagtgtactatctctattttgtctgaattgcaaattctagctttttttaccaacattacttttattcttaaattttacaacagCACAACAAAATAGTAAATGAAATaagattcagtaagcttgatatatatctaagatagctgcatagtttgatgacaatccaagttgatttgaaaaagttattaaaaaaattaaagatgcctatctctattttgtccaaattgcaaatcctagctttttttaccgagatgactttaattcttatattttacagctatacaaaacaaaagtaaatgaaatgggattcagtaagcttgatatatatttaagatagctgcatagtttgatgacaatccaagttgatttgaaaaagttattaaagaaattaaagatgcctatctctattttgtctgaattgcaaatcctagctttttttaccgagatgactttaattcttaaattttacagtaatacaacaaaaaagtaaatgaattgggattcagtaagcttgatatatatctaagatagctgcatagcttgatgaaaatccaagtgattttgaaaaagttattataaaaattaaagatgcctatctctattttatccaaattgcaaatcctagcttttttttaccgaaatgactttaattcttaaatttcatagCTATACAACAAAAGAGTAAATAAAATGGGATTCAGttagcttgatatatatctcaGAAaggtgcatagtttgatgaaaatccaagtgattttgaaaaagttattagaaaatttaaagatgcctatctgaagttaaataataatttttatttttacctattgtaaaatttttttttttttatttcacagccAGTAATCAAACTACCTACTAAGCTTGAatttgtaagatcaatatttaatttagttagatgggcttctttataccagtcaaaactaaatttgaaggtcaagactagtcgagacacgtcgagactggttcagactgagtcgagactagtcgagacaggtcgagactggttcagactgagtcgagactagtcaggacaggtcgagacaggtcaagccttggtcaagaccatttcagactaattaagtaaagtcgagacctagTCGAGTACACTTAAGTACAATTAAGTCCAGTCGAGACAATGTCGAGACTAGTCAAGTAAAATGTGTTCTCGATTTgactggtcgagcacaaaaactggtcaattcagactctgaACAGTTTGAAGTGCTAGCTTTTAACTGTGGGTGCTACGGAAAGGTAAGCATTATCTGCTCAACATGTGGTTTATTATTATGAGTTTATCACATAgcactatatttttttattcaaacattttctgatatatacatatcttaaatattttgtacacaGGCTTGATTTTTATCTACAGATTTGAAGTGTTATCATCACATAATTTCCTGCGACCTTCTGATAATGCTAtgcataatttttcataaaaaatttctTCAGAATTATACGGAGCCTCGGTTTGAAATGGCCACACAATACAGACGACCTTATACCATATTTCTTTCAAGGCCTTCGGAAGCTTGTCCTTGTCAATAGCATCCTTCATTATCACAATAACCATCGATTCACGACCCTCTCTGAAGGCATGCATTCTTGTCATTTCTATTTCATACGTTCCCCAACTACTTTCCAAGAAATCCTTAGTAATAACAAATACAACCTTTCTGCTTGAATTTATTGCTTCAACGATGCACTCGGCAATAGGCATTCCACCTTGGAAATCTTTGTCATATAAACAGAGGTTGAAGCCTTTCGAGTCCAATTTGTCGTAGAGTGTTTTAACCCATGGTATGTCTTTGTGACTGTATGAGATAAACGCATCATGATTAAACTCTTCCAAAAGAGGCTGGTAATGCCTGAGTTTCATTTTAATTCTCAGAAAGAAATACTCAAATGCAAATTGGTAGCGATAGTATATTATTCCGAAGATTACAGCTAAAATAATGACAGAAGTAAAACTACTTGCAAATATTAACCATATTTGCGATTCGCaactgatttcaaatgttttaagatTTCGCAAGAAATGAGACAAACTTGCTAAGGTACCATTTTGGAGGACGCATTCTACTTCATCGACATCACCTATAATACCTGAACGGTGCACCCATTTTAGAAAACTTAACGTCTTACAAGAGCATTCAATCGGATTACCACGAAGAAAAACACTGGAAGGTTTAATAATGTCAAGTTTAGTCATCTCGTCTTCTTTTAGACACGAAAATTTGTTGTACTTTAGACTGATTTGTTGAATAGTATTCGGTTTTGACGGAAAGTTTGGTAGTGATTGTAAGTTGTTTTTATCCAATATGATAGAAATTTTTTGTCTAAAAGGATGATTGAACAAGCCATCTGGTAATGAATGTATGCTATTCATCATAAGATCAATATGTTGTACATCTAAATTCCTCTCAAAGAATTCTGATGCAGTTTCTAGGGAGTTCAACCCGATTCCAAGTTTTGCATCTTGTGCAATGAAAGTAATTAGTTTAGGAAAATGTGAGAGAAGATGTTCACTCAATAATTTGCAGTTAAATCCTGACATATCCAAATATTCTAAGTTTTCAATGCCATTAATCGTTCCATTACAATCTTGGACTGTCACATTAGccatatttaaaacttttaaattt from Mytilus trossulus isolate FHL-02 chromosome 8, PNRI_Mtr1.1.1.hap1, whole genome shotgun sequence includes the following:
- the LOC134680891 gene encoding toll-like receptor 4, with translation MREAMAKVFLVFWCVILQLELLTTTNDKMDNQIHNLIDCSRKNLTTMPDVLRNSTTDLNLQGNLLHVVPAWSFQKSRILKSIDLSYNRLKVIERGAFAGLVKLSILNLRSNLLTSKLLNMNIFQGLISLQELVIQNNKFYDNSTFFQTVISRVKSLVKLKMDLSRPNKIDKCLCNLSNLQDLEILGLPGQSYSDDFFQKIKCLRIETLMLDSVLSLAPNTFISFPNLKTLRIAIHTARARYDVISSIFKSLKIFKGRNMTELSITGNPHRNGFVLGHPHFAVLEKICLQKLNLVGDSILGVKFNPFLRYGLKENCLEELNLSDNLLFDSKDKYVFAFCAFKHLKIIRIPREVVKDNRVKRSTKDDVSYSVCLPKTLEQLDLHSHVKSYIRRRVANLTIINGSNLKVLNMANVTVQDCNGTINGIENLEYLDMSGFNCKLLSEHLLSHFPKLITFIAQDAKLGIGLNSLETASEFFERNLDVQHIDLMMNSIHSLPDGLFNHPFRQKISIILDKNNLQSLPNFPSKPNTIQQISLKYNKFSCLKEDEMTKLDIIKPSSVFLRGNPIECSCKTLSFLKWVHRSGIIGDVDEVECVLQNGTLASLSHFLRNLKTFEISCESQIWLIFASSFTSVIILAVIFGIIYYRYQFAFEYFFLRIKMKLRHYQPLLEEFNHDAFISYSHKDIPWVKTLYDKLDSKGFNLCLYDKDFQGGMPIAECIVEAINSSRKVVFVITKDFLESSWGTYEIEMTRMHAFREGRESMVIVIMKDAIDKDKLPKALKEIWYKVVCIVWPFQTEAPYNSEEIFYEKLCIALSEGRRKLCDDNTSNL